One Glycine soja cultivar W05 chromosome 7, ASM419377v2, whole genome shotgun sequence genomic window, AGACAATGTGACTAGACAATGTTTTCTATGTGATGATTTGACTGAACACTGCTTTTTTGAATTGCGCAAAccaaatgtaattaattaagacACAATCTAAACCATTTATATTGTTAGTGCAATCTTAGCAATTGATATGAGTCACGGGAGAGCAATATATCATCTAATAATATATAGCAGTTGGGGTTTGATGCAACTCAACACCTTTGTTTGATATTCACCCTATTGCTTAAAACATGAAGAGTGTATACACTCTTGTGTATTGCGATGCTGACATTATTCCATCAGATGAAGGGATAGTGTTTGAAAGCCCTAATGATCCTAAAGTCATCACAATAAATAAGGACACGTTGCTCGGTGCCTTAAGGAAAACAATTTTTGACACCAGCAGAagttgttaaattttaataaatctttttttacCGTCAACCAATCTATGTAGATGGTGATTTTGTTGCATACGATTGTATGAAGCTCAAATTCGATGATAatgtgagaaaaatatttttcatctattcAAAATTGAGTACCAAAGGTCCAATTAAGTCGAATGCAACTTTTAGGCGTTCTCTAGATGAAATCCTTGTCCTGCTACACAAACCAAGGAAACCAAGAACGACTGATGAAATAATTGCTCTAATGTGTGATAAATATGTGTAGTCAATACACAAACTACTTGTTACTTTTTTAGAATAAACTTGCAATTCATCATTAGAATTCCATTGTTGCTTTTTTTAAGATTCCCTACTTTAAACGTGTTAGTTCCAGAGGATTATGATGTTTACCTAAGTTTTATCTatctaagtcttttttttttgtcttcttcaATTTAGATAAACTTGATTTCATTTAAagattagttattattttttaaatactattctagataaattatatttaagtacttaaatttttacatcaatcatcaatgCGTACTATTAAAATTGgacatgttttatttatttaatttgtttatgttaaagaattagatcacttagatatatgcatttttataaatatttaactaaattatatttatattgagtatttaaatatatgattttttcttaaataatattcttgataaattatattatatatatatatatatatatatatatgtaaaataaaaaaataaaacaaaaatattttttaaaacaaaaaattgtttaaattaaaaaaaaatagttaatttttttctctagtaTTTCATCATAAATCATCATTTGAAtcactttaagataattattttaaaactcaccaaatttatcatacataaatgaattgtgattggatgattgtatagttttttttacattatcattatataacttttgttctcataaaaataagttatttaactAATCAGGAATTTTATTTATAcgtgttttttaatcaataaaataagtttttaattgaaaaaaagtgTTTACAAACACATTTAAAAATTGGCATTGTCCATGTAGGAATAAAATCAATACGTAAAAAGTgttatactatttattttaatagttatgttatactaatttgataatttaaaagattaatttgaagCTCAAATCAATTTGgggacaaattttaaaattaaaaaagtttaaaggcAAAAGGCTGCATAAAAGATgatttttatacattattttaagtaataattttttcatcccacttttataaaaaagatgaagataaaaattatttgcaaaATGTTTTCCAAcctatcataataaataattacttttatctattttttaaaaaaagtttaagattttttactgtaaaagaatgcaaaaaaaaagattaagattaaaaaatagataataaaatataaaaatattctatCATAACTATATTATGACataattgtattttcatttttttattacagtTAATGTACAAATTTAGTTATCTAATACTTATTTTACTTGAATTGAATTTCTTTTGAAATTATTGCAATTAAATTCTTTTCATGCATAAcagatttctttcatttcatttctcttcatctttctaaaactttttgttcaatactttctctttcaagaaaagttcattgaccaaaaacttgtattattctttttcttcattccttctctcttgtcaaaagattcaaaggattaaccgtctgagaattcatttgtttcttcccttctccctcttgacaaaagatttcaagggATTAATCGTCTGAGATATCTtctgtttcttacaaaagatttcaaaggactaaccgcctgagatatctttttccctttccctttaaacaaaagatttcaaaggactaaccgcctgagatatcttttgtttccccttacaaagattcaagggactaaccacctaagaattctttgtcttaacacattggagcgtacatcctttgtggtacaagtagagcgtacatcaacttgggttgttatactaagaacaagaaagggtacatctcttgtggatcaattcaagtggaacgtacatccacttggttgttcaaagagaataagggagggtacatcccttgcgGATCTTTACTTGTAaagaattttacaaggttattggaaatctcaagaaccagtGGTTACTTgggaactggatgtaggcacgggttgtggccgaaccagtataaatcttgtgtttgtcttcttcttccctactctctttaatttccgctgtgtactttttatttccgctttacttttgtctaagttattgtttttgttctttacttcctcataacttagtagtaaagcctaattggatctagtaatattaagaaggataatttttaattagttaagatacattaataattaattcaatccccccttcttaattattccgaggccacttgatccaacaagtggtatcagagcaggtttcttgagaaaagtttcacaacttcaagattcatggcctcctcaaattctctgtttcccgagggaaactccatccataggccacctatctttaatggtgagggttaccactattggaaaacccgaatgcaaatctttattgaagccatagatttaaacatttgggaagcaatagaaataggaccttatgtacccaccatagtagatgcAAGCACAAGCACAACAACAGAAAAACTTAGAGATAAATGGACTGAAGATGATAAAAGAAGAATCCAATATAActttaaagccaaaaacattattacttctgccctaggaataggtgaatattttagagtgtcaaattgttcaaatgcaaaggagatgtgggatactctccaacttacacatgaaggcaccactgatgtgaaaagatctagagtcaacacccttacacatgaatatgaattatttaggatgaacactaatgagaacatccaaagcatgcagaaaagattcacacacatagtcaatcaccttgcctccttaggaaaaacctttcctaatgaagatttaattaataaagttttgagatgcttaagtagggaatgacagcccaaggtaactgtcatttctgaaagtaaagatctttcttctatgtctcttgccactgtTTTTGGCAAActgcaggaacatgaaatggaactttaACTTCTCAACCAAAATGAGGAGACCGAcaaaatgaaaagaagcatagcactcaaagcctcctcctcaatgcaagaagaagaagaagaagaatctgatgatgaagaggacttctcacgctttgtgaagaagtttcataaattcgtcaaaaatagaagaatggagaGAAGCCATAACTTCGACAATGGGAAGAGATCTCAAGAAGGTTCCCCAACACTTAAATGCTATAAGTGCAATCGACCCGGTCACATAAAGGCACACTGCCCCACAAATGAATCATGTCCAGAAAAGAATCAGAAGAAAAGCcatgaagaaagaagatccaagaaggcgtatattgcttgggatgacaatgactcatccgatggttcggagaaggagatcaaccttctatccAAGTACTATGAGAGCGATGAGAACATATCACAagaagattaagaaaaaaaagaaaaagtctgACTTCCATCTTTAAAGACCCAGGcacttaaatcatgaaaaaggtaacatcaaaaccattctcttttaaattaagttggttgaaactttccttcaattaacttgtttatatgatgactaacaaaattttatttttttgtcttgattgattgctattgtgaatttgtgcttatatgtttgattgagttaattttctttctcaaagcatgaagttttttttaatgtttgataATGCCTGTGTTCTATATCCTTTAatccttgtttgattcttatttgatatatttttaataagtatgtttaaaataattatgcataATTTGACATGATTGAATTTTTGATAAGAATTATATTGGTATGCAAAATAGTTTAATTAAGTAAAGTATTAACCATGATATGTGTTGATGAGTTTTACTTAGATTTTTTAGTGGTTagttctctggtaatcgattaccactatgtgtaatcgattacagtagaaCAAActtcttgtaatcaattacaatctacatgtaatcgattacatgaaaagttttagttctggtaatcgattacaggatctatgtaatcgattacagcgcGTCTCCCTCTATAAATTCAAAACGTCAGAAACACAGTCATTCGTGATTTCTTCTCTGCGACGAACCCTTTTCTCCCAAATTTCAAAATCACATAACTTCCTCATTTCTCAACCAAATCatgtcccacaaagcccaaaattcatcatttttcattctctttcatctcCATCGATCAAAACTtccaaaaaatccttcaaatagcagaaccatcaaagaagcgaaAGGGTGTTTCGACTTCATTCGCAATCATCGAAACTTGAAGTCACGGATCATCCAAGGAGCAGACAACCCAAACTCCTCCCTCCATATCATCTCCTATGTTGTTTTCCTCGGAAGAAAAACGTATCTGGTAcaattatctcttttcttctcgttccattatcgaccctaagttcGTAGACTTagctttctttgatgatgaagtgtttgattgctttcaagcatttcaaaattctggtttaATTCAGTTTATCTCCATGAAACTTTCTTTTTAccctgaattggttaaagccTTTTATTCTAACTTGGAAATTCAAGAAGATTCCATGATTTCcaaagtttatgggattaagatggtcataGACCAGTCCCTTTTCTTTGAACTCACTCAATTAtccagtgacggtgtaccatttgaggGTACACTTGATGATGAGTGGAAGTTCGATTTTTCTGTTTCTGATGCCCGCCGAATGGTTTgtaccaaccaagcggatatgaccggaaggttTTTTGCTGGTTCATTGGCATTCAAATGCcgcatcatgcactacttgATTGTGCGCATCCTACTCCCTAGATCATCCAACCTTGCACAAGTTTCTGAGGaagatttaataattttgtgGATTTTCTTAACCGGTCGTcaaatcgactgggcccatcttgtgagatatcgcatgcataaggcattgtgaTCAAATGCTCAACTCCCATATCCCCATCTGATCACCTTGTTTCTACAACATTTTAATGTCCCTCTTGACTTTGAGCCCTTTGTCAAAGTCAAGAGATCCTTCTCTATTGGTGCGAATGTAGTCTCCTCTTTCGGATACCGCAAAGAGAGGGATGGCTCTTGAGTGAAGAAGGATGCTCCAGTACAGGCCGCTGAAGACCGCTCTCCATCACCACATTGTCAGAGAGATGACTCTTCATCTCTTATGCACAACATTCTTGACAGGTTGGATGGACTCCACACCTTCGTCGGTGAACGCTTTGACTCGTTGGATAGCCGTATTGAAGCCATGGATGCACGATTTGCAGGGATGGACACACATATCACCAAACTTGAGGAGGATGCTAGCTTTGTTCGTCAGTGCTTTGACCTTCCAACACCATCCTCATAgacttagattattattatattttaatcttaagccttgtatttggctatgtttttaTGACATTATTCTTTGAACATTTGGGATTGTTTTTAGTATTTGCTACTTAGTTAATTATGACTGAACATGgtgattatatttatttgctCTTAGATGTTTATGATTATGTGTTTTAAACttagttattttgatgatatatgtCTAGTTGTATGTACTTACATTTGGTATTAtgctttgtgtatgttttaaaattatttatgtatgattttattttatgcactttggctttttgatgttgccaaatggggagagaaaatgggtattttagaaatcaagatattatattttcagaacttcaaaattaagcataaattctaaaagaaagtggaagaaagagatgagtgaacgATAGAGCAAAACTTGTATGTATTCTCTTGATTttaggattgtcatcatcaaaaagggggagattatggaagcaatgccttccaagattattttgatgatgccaaagaatcaagagtcaaacaagtttcaagattcaagaataatcaagatcaagattcaagtaaagaatcaagactcaagattcaagaatcaagagaagactcaatcaagataagtattaaaagagtttttcgaaacattgaatagcacaagaatttttcaaaaagaaaaatattttaccaaagagttttactctctggtaatcgattaccagtagccaacattgttttcaaactgatttacaaagctgtaatcgattaccataatcatgtaatcgattaccaatgttttaaaacgttagatttcaaatttcaagagttacaacttgtgataaaactttttcaaatcatttcaaacttgtgtaatcgattacatgattaccggtgtttctaaacgttttgattttcaaatttaaacatgaagagtcacatctgttgatgtgcaatcgattacactatgatggtaatcaattaccagtgactgatttcgaaaaataaattttcaaaagtcacaattcttaaagtgacttgtttctgaagattttttcaaaagtcacaactttttaagtgactagttttcacaaaagtcacaactcttaaagtgactatttttaaagaaattgccaagagtaaaaaactttaacttgagtcatcaaatgattataaatatgtgaccatgacacgaaTTTAAAAAAGACTGATTCTTTTCATGCATAacagatttctttcattttatttctcttcatctttctaaaattttttgttcaatactttctctttcaagaaaagttcattgaccaaaaacttgtgctattctttttcttcattccttctctcttgtcaaaagattcaaaggactgaccgcctgagaattcttttgtttcttcccttctccctcttgacaaaagattttaagggactaaccgcctgagatatcttctgtttcttacaaaagatttcaaaggactaaccgcctgagatatctttttcccttccccttacaaagattcaagggactaaccgcctaagaattctttgtcttaacacattggagcgtacatcctttgtagtataagtagagcgtacatctacttgggttgttatactgagaataagagagggtacatctcttgtggatcaattcaagtggagcgtacatccacttggttattcaaagagaacaagggagggtacatcccttgtggatctttgcttgtaaagaatTTTACAATGTTATtgaaaatctcaagaaccggtggttgcttggggactggatgtaggtacGGGTTGTgaccgaactagtataaatcttgtgtttgtcttcttcttttactacactctttaattttcattgtgtactttttatttccgctttactttttgtctaagttattatttttgttctttacttcctcataacttattaataaaacctaattgaatctagtaatattaagaaggataatttttaattagtcaagacacattaataattaattcaactcccttcttaattattccgagaccacttgatccaacaaaaaaGTTTAAAGACAAAAAGACTGCATAAAAGATgatttttatacattattttaagtaataatttttctcaTCCCACTTCTATTAAAAAGatgaagataaaaattatttgcaaaATGTTTTCCAACCtatcttaataaataattacttttatctattttttaaaaatagtttaagattttttacggtaaaagaatgcaaaaaaaaaatttaagattaaaaaatagaaaataaaatataaaaatattctatCATAACTATATTACGACataattgtattttcattttttttattacagttAATGTACAAATTTAGTTATCTAATGcttattttacttgaatttaatttcttttgaaattattgcaattaaattattttatcatttttttctttagataaaatatttaaattcttacatttttttacttattgagAGTTTTTGATAAACTTGAAATAAGAATTTGTTTTAAAGGGttagaagattaaaaaaaagtttaaagaattttaaaagatttaaaatttaaagttttaaaaacgatgaaattcttagattttaggtaaaataggaaaaaaataatttataatattacaaCTAATTCAGAAAATAgtgatataaaaaatgaaaattgaggAGTTAAGAAAAGCATACTGAAgagtttaataataaaaaaataaaaaagttaagaaattaaatttaaatatatttcgaCTAAAACTACACATTGTAGTAATTAAAACCAGAACTAAACCTTGGAATGTCATAtaatatagaaagaaaaaaaacaaatgtaatTCCTTTACTTTCTCCGTCTGTTTCGTGGGAATTGGTATAgagatcataattttattaatttatttaataatatttaattaataaatacattatAATATGCAATCTCTCTcctctttctttccctctctctttctcagaCTCATAACAACCAAAAGCACAAAAGTATTAAGTATGCTGTATGCCGCAAAGAAAGAGAGATTGCGCAAACATTTCAGTGATTTTTGGGTAATTATCCTCGTGATCTGTGCACAATCGTCTGCTACTTCATAtaccttcttccttctcccccACCTCTTTTCCTCCTTTCTTTGTTCAACACCATTCCCATAGGAGCAACCCTTTTAAAAGTTTTGGGATTTGGAGGGTGCAAAAGGTGAGATTTTTCAGTTGGGTTTTGTATGTGTCGTCCCCCCCCTTTttctgggtttttttttttaataatttatttaactttttttccttctggGATTTCTTGTTATGTATGTGAAGCAGAGCCAATGTGCTTTTTAAGGTTTGAGTCCTTAGTGTGAAGGTTTATGTAGTTTGGTGCATTATGTATCAGCTAGGTGAGTTCAAGTTGCATTTTTATCTGTGTATTTTGACTTtgacttttattttgttgtgtttctTGTTCTTGTGTTCCACCTGCTGCTTTTGTGTATTGCAATTTTGGCTTGGATGGGGGTTGTTGACAGGTTTTCATATCACAATTGACTGCTTCTGTAACAATTTACTTCATTGGAAGAATTTCTCATGTGCTTGAGTTTGTGGTGGTTGGTTTGCTTAAATTGTTTTATTGAGTTCTTTTAGGTCAATTGCTTTGATCTATGGGGTGTTTGAGTTTGTTGAGGTTGGCTTTACTCATGGCTTCTCACTTTACTATAGGTACACTTGAAAGAAGTCTCTTGATTATGAAGCGCTCTTGGTTCCTGAAAATGCATGTTATCTTAGGTTGAAGAGAGAGCTGTTAGGGGCATGAGTGTCAtggatattttaatattattcatattaGATAGAGACTTGGTAGGTCTAAATtgaaaaattctaaattttttatctaactGAAAGGTTTAATTGACTTTGTGATTTTGTTCTTCAACTGTAAAAGATTGGCATATGTACTTGTGATTGGGGCTTTGGTCAAAGAGGAGGGTTGCCTCTTAACTTTCAAATGAGTTTGAGCTGTCCTGATCAGTTATTTGATTCTGttaatttccttttcttctacCTAATGTGCCTGGTAATTTTGTTTGATCTATGTCTTTgcttaaagtgaaaaaaaaaaatgaaaatttatctgATTGGTGATCTTAACAGATTGTTTGGTGTATGCTGTCATCAGAATTTAGCCCCCTTGAAAAGCCATCTTATATTCTATCTTATTTTGCTGAGAAATGAACCTTTATCCGTTAGAGAATGACATACTTGATACAGTAATTTTAAGCTCCTTTAAGAATCAAAACGCAAAGTCGATTAATACCAGTTTTGTTCCTTTCAATATAATTACTTTAACTTCCAttcaaataaagattttgaatattCCACTGTCGCGTTTGGCATGAAACAAAATTACCCTTTTCACAAATGAAAATTCTGTGTCTTTTCCCCCCTTCAGAGTACTATATATAATGAGCTATCTATTGGACAGCAAAATAACCGTTTGCTTCCATTTCGAAGCCTTTAGTGCTTGATGACACTAGATCTTCTTTCTCATGCTGCTTGATGATGTAGAGTTTCTGAAGGCATTCACTTGGAAATGTATTTACATACTCATCTCATGAGAAGTTTTCTATTTCCTTGGCTTGTCCTCAAGTAATGTTTTCTTTAGTGATTGGTGGAACTTATTTGCTCCAAGAAGTTAAGATTAAAATCTATATCGTATTAATTTCCCTGTGGcaattttgttttgtctttGATATAATGAAGAGATGTTTGAGCAAATAGCAATATAAAAATTCCTTTTGCACTTTAGTTAATTAATGCAATAGTTCATTTTTCACATGACCATTATGTGTATGCATTCTCCCTTTgtaattgttgtttttttttctcttatacttCTATTAAACTAGTAATGCATAGATGATTGAATCCATTTTTTGTTAGTTGCTACACTATTATAATCACTAGAGAAGGCATTTGTGGTGCAATTTAACTATTGGATTGTAATATGCCAGTTTACCTTTGGTATTCACTGAATGCGCCTCTTGGAAGCTTTTATGCATATCTTATAGTTAACTCCAATTTTTATGACTTCAGGAAGTAAATTTAGTCAAAAAGGTTCTTGTTTTCTTGTAGAACTTTTTGAATGCAAACTGTGaagaagataaagaacttaaacttattttattcttatgtaTGGTCTCTTAGCAtctaaattatcataaaatggaATCTCTTGGTCTAAGTAGAGTGTGTCTTCCTTTGaacatcatatagtcatatCCAATGGAAATTGGACAACATGGAGTGTAATTCTTGTATGAAATGTGTTCATAGTATATTCATTCATTCTGAAAAAGCGATTTtctagtatttttaattttccaatTTATTTATGACCAAAGTATTTCTTTCCTCTGATGAGTTTGTTTCCAACATCTGCTGCATAAAGTTGTCCACTCTTTCAGTGAACTGGTCACTTCATGTTATATAAATAGTTTTCTTTTGGTATCCTTTATTGCTTTACATACCCATCTTGTTTGCTTCATTGTGTTAAATTGCTCTGCTTTCTAATTATCATGTTTATATGAACTAAACAATCGTCCTAAGCTAGTGGGTAGTGtctactttttctttatttgtttttcaaatataaatttatttttattttagtggaaaaatataaatgtttggTACTTGCTTTAAATGttgtatttttatgtatttgttCGGGTATGGTATACTATAAGGACTGGAATTTTATATTGCATGCTaacttttgtaaatttttttaaatactaatcAAACAAGTGCATgcttaattttctctttatttctgtttttattaTTCAGGGCATGAGTTTTGTGAAAATAATGCTTTAAAAGCAATGGGGGGACAATTGTGACAAACATGGATCCTCAGGCGTTCATTAGGTTGTCAATTGGTTCTCTGGGGTTGCGATGCACTGGAATTGAACTGAGCACTGCAAAATCTGGAATTCAAACACTCTCTTTACCTTGTGTTTGTGAGATACGGCTTCGAGGTTTTCCTGTTCAAACATCATCAATCCCCTTGATATCCTCCACAGAAGTTATACCTGATACTCAGAACGTTGCTTCTAGCTTTTATCTTGAGGAATCCAATTTAAAAGCGTTGTTAGCTCCTGGTTGCTTCTACAACACTCATACTTGTTTGGAGATTGCTGTGTTTTCAGGGAGGAAGGGATCCCATTGTGGAGTTGGCAACAAAAGGCAGCAAATTGGGATTTTTAAAATGCAGGTTGGCCCCGAGTGGGGTGAAGGAAAGCCAGTGATTCTTTTCAATGGGTGGATAGGTATTGGCAAGAACAAACAGGAGAATGGAAAGCCGGGTGCGGAGCTACATTTAAAAGTGAAACTAGATCCTGACCCTAGATATGTATTCCTGTTTGAAGATATAACAACATTGAGTCCTCAGATAGTTCAACTGCAGGGATCCATCAAGCAGCCAATCTTCAGTTGCAAGTTTAGTAAGGACAGGTGATATGAAATTCATGATCTATTTTACTTTCAATTGTGTTGACTCTTCTAAGAAATCTTTAGAAGTCATTATTTAGTTGTTCTCAAATAACTTGCATTTgagttttaaaattgaaatcaatATCATGTTTTACAAGGTTTTTCTTCTGTCAACATAATTAAGTATGGATCTGGCTCCTCTAAAGTGAACTCACTTTAGAGAGTGAAGTAACAaatttttcaatcatcaatgaGAAAATCAATGATTAATATTATGTGCACGTGCATTATAAATCATGCACGTGTTAGAATATCAACCATTGATTTCTTCGTCAACAACTTAGATTTGTTACTTTACTGACCAAAGTGAATAACTCGCTTTGGAGGAGCCAAATCCATTACGTATAATTTTCTTTGCATCCTGAAGCATGGACAAAACACTTATACCAGAATGTCTGTGTGGACTGATGTAGTTAACCAGTCTCCTCCAATGGAagcttaaattatatttcataaaaacaTGACGCCTGATTTTGGGACCAAGGAATTAAATCATTCTCTCAAATCAATATTTCAAGTAGGAAATTGGTAGTGTGTTTTCTTCGTTGTTTCTTTGCCAGTTGGTTGGACCTAATATCTGTAAGACCTGCAACACTTGTCTAAACATTTGTTGTCAATAAAACTTTCGATAGCTATGGAATGACAGGGTTTCCCAGATTGACCCGTTGAGCGCATACTGGTCAGGTTCTAATGACATTTCTGACTTAGAGACAGA contains:
- the LOC114418846 gene encoding uncharacterized protein LOC114418846 encodes the protein MDPQAFIRLSIGSLGLRCTGIELSTAKSGIQTLSLPCVCEIRLRGFPVQTSSIPLISSTEVIPDTQNVASSFYLEESNLKALLAPGCFYNTHTCLEIAVFSGRKGSHCGVGNKRQQIGIFKMQVGPEWGEGKPVILFNGWIGIGKNKQENGKPGAELHLKVKLDPDPRYVFLFEDITTLSPQIVQLQGSIKQPIFSCKFSKDRVSQIDPLSAYWSGSNDISDLETERRERKGWKVTIHDLSGSAVAAAFITTPFVPSSGCDWVARSNPGSWLIVRPDLGRSESWQPWGKLEAWRERGIRDTVCCRFHLLSEAQGGEFLMSEIHISAEKGGEFFIDTEKHMQTVATAASPIPSPQSSGDFGALSPLVGGFVMSCRVQGEGKRSKPLVQLAMRHVTCVEDAAIFMALAASVDLSIVACKPFRRKVRRGFWHSM